In Mercenaria mercenaria strain notata chromosome 13, MADL_Memer_1, whole genome shotgun sequence, a single window of DNA contains:
- the LOC123529516 gene encoding uncharacterized protein LOC123529516 isoform X1: MTNLNGMGALPDTERSAGGFDGMDGPDLAGIDDIVDAMDLCEEHEVPYDGLENIDEFIERLRLHFIKQKFAESRKQQIEKNMQLAGQDDANRRKKLTSVMTDMLSIIHKQGPDMAPRRDSQLVEGLLRQEGTSDNLANDCKAYINNLEKGECVVIVAGETSAGKSSVLNLLFEDDILPVHNNSSTSTITIVRYHKRKHTRIVYKNGEPDVEFDLNEEGLKKLHAIAFMKSASERENHNIKEVQVYLPLPLLQSGLVFVDTPGIGENEFLESELTNFIKDNTILGFMYIIKTDNAGGVQEDRLLGLLKIVLELQKSPDSANRRHIKFDPKSALFVCNRVDLVCKNELEKVKKNAKDKLSKCWPNFDESQVIFFSTEKAMRDVNTDRDYINDNYKQFLDSLKNLFISAMEKRIKQSFKWIENVLKRTIHHLKTVVRRLDLSDMDLKEKSETARVKLDRLRLKSESVLRELRAKLDIQSKEMCSELKDHLKSEYCKQKLTRGWSAGEIPSVDSGLGDWPWIQMRIHEAFYDRMLDCVEDWNRDERRIENLEEELSYEMKFQLQLLEEELDDIEKQIQCDSSSTSSDEMSNLSRSRRKSMPRMSQTRSKCFLPEPKMPLKLAGRVIRPFKTLMNPIKNKMKVSDYKTDPVKMAEQTATVMYNQHVNNSDHSCSGLVHLAEYLLERPREYILVVEGRIPDMILANQILVNRLEKSIETERLHQSEYEEMMSSTEALKKALMEYGEGYIFVADFSRGELQIQQMPHEGGEAISVAFNVTDFLRGSSGDLDICRRRDIRGLWTVTYSGCLIRNEVERPVAIKVYLPSSGVEFTYKEVAKLRCLTWQSRSIAEFLGIHNAETITPAFVYGGDLKSVRRSLSGFCNKRESVPNMLLETACGLEYLHNKGLVHMELSQDTITVDETGTVQLTGACLPRFAKLPFDTERIDTGDFVYLAPEVLRGEKYEAFADIYSFGLLILELVQTEISVVFKEQRKMTLCDFIRTVNPEEMLKLDAVVEVFTVKTRALIVNCLEIDKENRPQMCEVVEYTSYIGSEADALAKLPSRRSRARPIKRPSVEKDMNNTYL, translated from the exons ATTGAGAAGAACATGCAACTGGCTGGTCAGGATGACGCAAACCGAAGAAAGAAGTTGACGTCCGTCATGACTGACATGTTGTCTATCATACACAAACAAGGACCTGACATGGCACCAAGAAGGGACAGCCAGCTGGTAGAGGGACTATTGCGACAGGAAGGCACCAGTGATAATCTAGCGAACGACTGTAAAGCATACATTAACAATTTGGAGAAAGGAGAATGCGTTGTCATAGTTGCAG gagaaACTTCAGCTGGCAAATCTAGTGTTCTGAATTTACTCTTTGAAGATGACATTTTACCTGTGCATAACAATAGCTCTACCTCAACAATAACCATAGTGCGTTATCACAAACGAAAACATACGCGTATAGTGTATAAGAATGGAGAGCCggatgtagaatttgatttgaaTGAGGAAGGGCTTAAAAAGCTGCATGCAATCGCCTTTATGAAATCGGCAAGCGAGCGGGAAAATCACAACATCAAAGAAGTTCAAGTTTACCTACCCCTTCCATTGTTGCAG TCCGGTCTGGTATTTGTCGACACTCCAGGCATTGGTGAGAACGAGTTTCTAGAATCAGAACTCACCAactttatcaaagataacactaTACTTGGGTTTATGTACATAATCAAGACCGACAACGCTGGAGGCGTACAGGAAGACAGG TTACTCGGTTTGTTGAAGATAGTTCTAGAATTGCAAAAGTCGCCTGACAGTGCCAACCGCAGGCATATAAAGTTTGATCCTAAATCCGCCTTGTTTGTATGTAACCGGGTGGACCTCGTTTGCAAAAATGAATTGGAGAAAGTGAAAAAGAATGCCAAAG acaaGTTGTCCAAGTGCTGGCCAAATTTTGATGAGTCTCAGGTGATATTTTTCTCCACGGAAAAAGCAATGAGAGATGTAAATACGGACAGGGATTACATAAATGACAACTACAAACAATTTCTAGACAGTTTGAAGAATCTGTTCATATCTGCAATGGAGAAAAGAATAAAACAGTCATTCAA ATGGATAGAAAACGTTCTAAAACGAACTATACATCATCTGAAAACAGTTGTCAGGCGACTGGATCTTTCTGATATGGACCTAAAAGAAAAGTCGGAAACAGCTCGAGTGAAATTGGACAGACTGAGGCTAAAATCAGAGTCAGTACTTAGAGAGCTTAGAGCAAAACTTGATATCCAGTCAAAAGAAATGTGCAGCGAACTGAAGGATCACTTGAAGTCTGAATATTGTAAGCAGAAATTGACACGTGGCTGGTCGGCAGGGGAGATACCATCCGTTGACTCGGGACTAGGAGACTGGCCGTGGATTCAAATGAGAATCCATGAAGCTTTCTATGATAGGATGTTAGATTGCGTTGAAGACTGGAACAGGGACGAGAGACGTATAGAAAATCTCGAAGAAGAACTTTCCTACGAGATGAAGTTTCAATTGCAACTTCTAGAAGAAGAACTTGACGATATTGAGAAACAAATTCAGTGCGACTCGTCGTCTACCTCTTCTGATGAAATGTCCAATTTATCAAGAAGCCGGAGGAAAAGCATGCCAAGAATGTCACAAACCAGATCAAAATGTTTCCTTCCTGAACCCAAAATGCCATTAAAGCTCGCTGGAAGAGTGATTAGACCTTTTAAAACGCTAATGAAcccaatcaaaaacaaaatgaaagtgaGCGACTATAAAACAGATCCAGTGAAAATGGCGGAGCAAACTGCAACCGTGAtgtataatcaacatgtaaataACTCTGATCATTCATGTTCTGGACTGGTTCATCTAGCTGAATACCTATTGGAACGGCCGCGTGAATACATATTAGTTGTAGAAGGAAGGATACCAGATATGATTCTAGCCAACCAAATTCTCGTTAATCGCCTGGAAAAGTCCATTGAAACAGAAAGATTACACCAGTCGGAATACGAGGAGATGATGTCGTCTACAGAAGCTCTGAAGAAAGCATTGATGGAATACGGCGAGGGGTACATTTTTGTGGCTGATTTCAGTAGAGGCGAGTTACAAATTCAGCAAATGCCACATGAGGGCGGCGAAGCGATTTCTGTAGCATTTAATGTGACTGATTTTCTGCGGGGAAGCTCAGGAGATTTAGACATTTGTAGGAGGAGAGACATTCGAGGGTTGTGGACAGTAACTTATTCAGGTTGTCTTATTCGAAATGAGGTTGAGAGGCCCGTTGCAATTAAAGTTTACCTTCCTTCCTCTGGAGTGGAATTCACCTATAAAGAAGTAGCCAAACTGAG GTGTTTGACATGGCAGTCCAGAAGCATAGCAGAATTTCTTGGTATCCACAATGCCGAAACAATCACTCCGGCATTTGTATATGGCGGAGATTTAAAATCCGTCCGGCGTTCACTCAGTGGGTTCTGTAATAAACGGGAAAGTGTTCCAAACATGCTACTTGAGACCGCGTGCGGTCTGGAATATCTTCATAACAAGGGACTTGTTCATATGGAGCTCAGTCAAGATACAATAACA GTGGATGAAACTGGAACAGTTCAACTCACAGGCGCTTGCTTGCCAAGGTTTGCCAAGCTTCCATTTGATACAGAGAGAATTGATACAGGAGATTTTGTGTATTTGGCACCGGAAGTTCTTCGTGGTGAAAAATATGAAGCATTTGCAGATATATACTCTTTCGGATTACTTATTCTTGAACTGGTGCAAACAGAAATCTCTGTAGTGTTCAAAGAGCAGAGAAAAATGACTCTTTGTGACTTCATTAGGACTGTTAATCCAGAAGAAATGCTCAAGTTAGATGCTGTAGTCGAAGTGTTCACTGTGAAAACGAGAGCGCTCATTGTAAACTGTCTTGAAATAGACAAAGAAAATCGTCCACAGATGTGCGAGGTAGTTGAATATACATCATACATTGGCAGTGAAGCGGACGCTCTTGCGAAACTGCCGTCACGGAGGTCGAGAGCGAGACCAATAAAACGACCGTCAGTAGAAAAAGATATGAACAACACTTATCTTTGA
- the LOC123529516 gene encoding uncharacterized protein LOC123529516 isoform X2, producing MEFYRQFSNTSSEADDMELTLKNIEDLQDILEADDFANSNSIPIDGIETLEELKERFILHLKKYSGKNRKVKIEKNMQLAGQDDANRRKKLTSVMTDMLSIIHKQGPDMAPRRDSQLVEGLLRQEGTSDNLANDCKAYINNLEKGECVVIVAGETSAGKSSVLNLLFEDDILPVHNNSSTSTITIVRYHKRKHTRIVYKNGEPDVEFDLNEEGLKKLHAIAFMKSASERENHNIKEVQVYLPLPLLQSGLVFVDTPGIGENEFLESELTNFIKDNTILGFMYIIKTDNAGGVQEDRLLGLLKIVLELQKSPDSANRRHIKFDPKSALFVCNRVDLVCKNELEKVKKNAKDKLSKCWPNFDESQVIFFSTEKAMRDVNTDRDYINDNYKQFLDSLKNLFISAMEKRIKQSFKWIENVLKRTIHHLKTVVRRLDLSDMDLKEKSETARVKLDRLRLKSESVLRELRAKLDIQSKEMCSELKDHLKSEYCKQKLTRGWSAGEIPSVDSGLGDWPWIQMRIHEAFYDRMLDCVEDWNRDERRIENLEEELSYEMKFQLQLLEEELDDIEKQIQCDSSSTSSDEMSNLSRSRRKSMPRMSQTRSKCFLPEPKMPLKLAGRVIRPFKTLMNPIKNKMKVSDYKTDPVKMAEQTATVMYNQHVNNSDHSCSGLVHLAEYLLERPREYILVVEGRIPDMILANQILVNRLEKSIETERLHQSEYEEMMSSTEALKKALMEYGEGYIFVADFSRGELQIQQMPHEGGEAISVAFNVTDFLRGSSGDLDICRRRDIRGLWTVTYSGCLIRNEVERPVAIKVYLPSSGVEFTYKEVAKLRCLTWQSRSIAEFLGIHNAETITPAFVYGGDLKSVRRSLSGFCNKRESVPNMLLETACGLEYLHNKGLVHMELSQDTITVDETGTVQLTGACLPRFAKLPFDTERIDTGDFVYLAPEVLRGEKYEAFADIYSFGLLILELVQTEISVVFKEQRKMTLCDFIRTVNPEEMLKLDAVVEVFTVKTRALIVNCLEIDKENRPQMCEVVEYTSYIGSEADALAKLPSRRSRARPIKRPSVEKDMNNTYL from the exons atggaattttataGACAGTTTTCAAATACGTCTAGCGAAGCAGACGACATGGAATTAACACTTAAAAACATTGAGGATCTTCAGGATATTTTAGAAGCAGACGACTTTGCAAATTCTAATAGTATTCCTATTGATGGAATCGAAACTTTGGAAGAACTTAAAGAAAGGTTTATATTACATTTGAAGAAATATAGCGGGAAAAACAGAAAAGTCAAg ATTGAGAAGAACATGCAACTGGCTGGTCAGGATGACGCAAACCGAAGAAAGAAGTTGACGTCCGTCATGACTGACATGTTGTCTATCATACACAAACAAGGACCTGACATGGCACCAAGAAGGGACAGCCAGCTGGTAGAGGGACTATTGCGACAGGAAGGCACCAGTGATAATCTAGCGAACGACTGTAAAGCATACATTAACAATTTGGAGAAAGGAGAATGCGTTGTCATAGTTGCAG gagaaACTTCAGCTGGCAAATCTAGTGTTCTGAATTTACTCTTTGAAGATGACATTTTACCTGTGCATAACAATAGCTCTACCTCAACAATAACCATAGTGCGTTATCACAAACGAAAACATACGCGTATAGTGTATAAGAATGGAGAGCCggatgtagaatttgatttgaaTGAGGAAGGGCTTAAAAAGCTGCATGCAATCGCCTTTATGAAATCGGCAAGCGAGCGGGAAAATCACAACATCAAAGAAGTTCAAGTTTACCTACCCCTTCCATTGTTGCAG TCCGGTCTGGTATTTGTCGACACTCCAGGCATTGGTGAGAACGAGTTTCTAGAATCAGAACTCACCAactttatcaaagataacactaTACTTGGGTTTATGTACATAATCAAGACCGACAACGCTGGAGGCGTACAGGAAGACAGG TTACTCGGTTTGTTGAAGATAGTTCTAGAATTGCAAAAGTCGCCTGACAGTGCCAACCGCAGGCATATAAAGTTTGATCCTAAATCCGCCTTGTTTGTATGTAACCGGGTGGACCTCGTTTGCAAAAATGAATTGGAGAAAGTGAAAAAGAATGCCAAAG acaaGTTGTCCAAGTGCTGGCCAAATTTTGATGAGTCTCAGGTGATATTTTTCTCCACGGAAAAAGCAATGAGAGATGTAAATACGGACAGGGATTACATAAATGACAACTACAAACAATTTCTAGACAGTTTGAAGAATCTGTTCATATCTGCAATGGAGAAAAGAATAAAACAGTCATTCAA ATGGATAGAAAACGTTCTAAAACGAACTATACATCATCTGAAAACAGTTGTCAGGCGACTGGATCTTTCTGATATGGACCTAAAAGAAAAGTCGGAAACAGCTCGAGTGAAATTGGACAGACTGAGGCTAAAATCAGAGTCAGTACTTAGAGAGCTTAGAGCAAAACTTGATATCCAGTCAAAAGAAATGTGCAGCGAACTGAAGGATCACTTGAAGTCTGAATATTGTAAGCAGAAATTGACACGTGGCTGGTCGGCAGGGGAGATACCATCCGTTGACTCGGGACTAGGAGACTGGCCGTGGATTCAAATGAGAATCCATGAAGCTTTCTATGATAGGATGTTAGATTGCGTTGAAGACTGGAACAGGGACGAGAGACGTATAGAAAATCTCGAAGAAGAACTTTCCTACGAGATGAAGTTTCAATTGCAACTTCTAGAAGAAGAACTTGACGATATTGAGAAACAAATTCAGTGCGACTCGTCGTCTACCTCTTCTGATGAAATGTCCAATTTATCAAGAAGCCGGAGGAAAAGCATGCCAAGAATGTCACAAACCAGATCAAAATGTTTCCTTCCTGAACCCAAAATGCCATTAAAGCTCGCTGGAAGAGTGATTAGACCTTTTAAAACGCTAATGAAcccaatcaaaaacaaaatgaaagtgaGCGACTATAAAACAGATCCAGTGAAAATGGCGGAGCAAACTGCAACCGTGAtgtataatcaacatgtaaataACTCTGATCATTCATGTTCTGGACTGGTTCATCTAGCTGAATACCTATTGGAACGGCCGCGTGAATACATATTAGTTGTAGAAGGAAGGATACCAGATATGATTCTAGCCAACCAAATTCTCGTTAATCGCCTGGAAAAGTCCATTGAAACAGAAAGATTACACCAGTCGGAATACGAGGAGATGATGTCGTCTACAGAAGCTCTGAAGAAAGCATTGATGGAATACGGCGAGGGGTACATTTTTGTGGCTGATTTCAGTAGAGGCGAGTTACAAATTCAGCAAATGCCACATGAGGGCGGCGAAGCGATTTCTGTAGCATTTAATGTGACTGATTTTCTGCGGGGAAGCTCAGGAGATTTAGACATTTGTAGGAGGAGAGACATTCGAGGGTTGTGGACAGTAACTTATTCAGGTTGTCTTATTCGAAATGAGGTTGAGAGGCCCGTTGCAATTAAAGTTTACCTTCCTTCCTCTGGAGTGGAATTCACCTATAAAGAAGTAGCCAAACTGAG GTGTTTGACATGGCAGTCCAGAAGCATAGCAGAATTTCTTGGTATCCACAATGCCGAAACAATCACTCCGGCATTTGTATATGGCGGAGATTTAAAATCCGTCCGGCGTTCACTCAGTGGGTTCTGTAATAAACGGGAAAGTGTTCCAAACATGCTACTTGAGACCGCGTGCGGTCTGGAATATCTTCATAACAAGGGACTTGTTCATATGGAGCTCAGTCAAGATACAATAACA GTGGATGAAACTGGAACAGTTCAACTCACAGGCGCTTGCTTGCCAAGGTTTGCCAAGCTTCCATTTGATACAGAGAGAATTGATACAGGAGATTTTGTGTATTTGGCACCGGAAGTTCTTCGTGGTGAAAAATATGAAGCATTTGCAGATATATACTCTTTCGGATTACTTATTCTTGAACTGGTGCAAACAGAAATCTCTGTAGTGTTCAAAGAGCAGAGAAAAATGACTCTTTGTGACTTCATTAGGACTGTTAATCCAGAAGAAATGCTCAAGTTAGATGCTGTAGTCGAAGTGTTCACTGTGAAAACGAGAGCGCTCATTGTAAACTGTCTTGAAATAGACAAAGAAAATCGTCCACAGATGTGCGAGGTAGTTGAATATACATCATACATTGGCAGTGAAGCGGACGCTCTTGCGAAACTGCCGTCACGGAGGTCGAGAGCGAGACCAATAAAACGACCGTCAGTAGAAAAAGATATGAACAACACTTATCTTTGA